From one Micromonospora siamensis genomic stretch:
- the clpS gene encoding ATP-dependent Clp protease adapter ClpS: protein MAAPQVAPVETPDTEEVPVSDRPWVTIVWDDPVNLMTYVTWVFQKCFGYSREKAEKLMLDVHHKGRAVVSTGARERMEHDASQLHAYGLWATVDRA from the coding sequence ATGGCGGCTCCGCAGGTTGCACCGGTCGAGACGCCGGACACCGAAGAGGTGCCGGTCTCCGACCGGCCATGGGTGACGATCGTGTGGGACGACCCGGTCAACCTGATGACGTATGTGACCTGGGTCTTCCAGAAATGCTTCGGCTACAGCCGGGAGAAGGCCGAGAAGCTCATGTTGGACGTGCACCACAAGGGTCGGGCGGTGGTCTCCACCGGTGCCCGGGAGCGGATGGAGCACGACGCGTCGCAGCTGCACGCGTACGGGCTGTGGGCGACGGTGGATCGGGCGTGA
- a CDS encoding DUF2017 domain-containing protein, translating to MFRRQGDRYVASFAVDEVRVLRKVAGEVVGLLTDGFDHGDPVVGRLFPEVYPDDSAGTAEFRRYTEGDLKTAKIDQAGAILAALPDTTDAGGEVRLDAEAAEAWLRALNDARLAMGVRLDISDGTDLGEELDEAMAADPTSSRVFQLSVYAYLGYLQESLLNALVD from the coding sequence ATGTTCCGCCGGCAGGGCGACCGGTACGTCGCCAGTTTCGCCGTCGACGAGGTGCGGGTGCTGCGCAAGGTCGCCGGCGAGGTGGTCGGCCTGCTGACCGACGGCTTCGACCACGGCGACCCGGTGGTCGGCCGGCTCTTCCCGGAGGTCTATCCGGACGACTCGGCGGGCACGGCGGAGTTCCGCCGCTACACCGAGGGCGACCTGAAGACCGCCAAGATCGACCAAGCCGGGGCGATCCTCGCGGCGCTGCCCGACACGACCGACGCCGGCGGTGAGGTACGTCTCGACGCGGAGGCGGCCGAGGCGTGGCTGCGGGCGCTCAACGACGCCCGGCTGGCGATGGGGGTCAGGCTGGACATATCCGACGGCACCGACCTCGGGGAGGAGCTCGACGAGGCGATGGCCGCCGACCCCACCTCGTCCCGGGTGTTCCAACTATCGGTCTACGCGTATCTCGGTTATCTCCAGGAATCCCTGCTCAACGCCCTGGTCGACTGA
- a CDS encoding Mov34/MPN/PAD-1 family protein, with translation MLSIDRSIVDAIVAHARRDHPDEACGVVAGPVGSDTPTRHIPMENSARSMTFYEFDSMEHLRVWREMDDRDEEPVVIYHSHTATEAYPSRTDVSFAGEPGAHYLLVSTREPDTEEIRSYRIVDGVVTEEPVRIVEPAVDPHAVQSYMFGQSPATVDYECSGR, from the coding sequence GTGCTGAGCATCGACCGGTCGATCGTCGACGCGATCGTCGCCCACGCCCGCCGGGACCATCCGGACGAGGCGTGCGGCGTGGTCGCCGGTCCCGTGGGCAGCGACACCCCGACCCGGCACATCCCGATGGAGAACTCCGCCCGCTCGATGACGTTCTACGAGTTCGACTCGATGGAGCACCTGCGGGTGTGGCGGGAGATGGACGACCGCGACGAGGAACCGGTCGTCATCTACCACTCGCACACCGCCACCGAGGCGTACCCGTCCCGGACGGACGTCTCCTTCGCCGGTGAGCCGGGAGCGCACTACCTGCTCGTGTCGACCCGTGAGCCGGACACGGAGGAGATCCGCTCCTACCGGATCGTCGACGGCGTGGTCACCGAGGAGCCGGTGCGGATCGTGGAGCCGGCCGTGGACCCGCACGCCGTCCAGTCCTACATGTTCGGGCAGAGCCCGGCGACGGTCGACTACGAGTGTTCCGGCCGCTGA
- a CDS encoding MoaD/ThiS family protein has translation MAIEVRIPTILRSYTGGAKVVEGAGDTLGDLLTDLDSRHAGLKGRLVTDAGALHRFVNVYVNDEDVRFLGALDAKLNDGDSVTILPAVAGGAFGFAAAAAISQHRAAAAAISQHRAAGTVAHRAATTAARNAAVAAR, from the coding sequence ATGGCCATCGAAGTTCGCATCCCCACCATCCTGCGCAGCTACACCGGCGGCGCGAAGGTCGTCGAAGGGGCCGGGGACACCCTCGGCGACCTGCTCACCGACCTGGACTCCCGGCACGCCGGGCTGAAGGGCCGGCTGGTCACCGACGCCGGCGCGCTGCACCGCTTCGTCAACGTCTACGTCAACGACGAGGACGTACGCTTCCTCGGCGCGCTGGACGCCAAGCTCAACGACGGCGACAGCGTCACCATCCTGCCGGCGGTCGCCGGTGGCGCGTTCGGCTTCGCCGCCGCCGCGGCGATCAGCCAGCACCGCGCCGCCGCCGCGGCGATCAGCCAGCACCGTGCGGCGGGGACCGTCGCACACCGTGCGGCGACCACCGCCGCCCGCAACGCGGCCGTCGCCGCCCGCTGA
- a CDS encoding PLP-dependent cysteine synthase family protein: MARYESLLDACGGTPLVGLPRLSPTVPEGAPPVRLWAKLEDRNPTGSIKDRAALFMVRAAEEAGRLRPGDTILEPTSGNTGISLAMVAKLRGYRLVCVMPENVSTERVQLLRMYGAEIIFSPAAGGSNQAVATAKQISAEHPDWVMLYQYGNEANARAHYETTGPELLHDLPTITHFVAGLGTTGTLMGTGRYLREKVDGIQIVAAEPRYGELVYGLRNIDEGYVPELYDATVLNRRFSVGTRDAVLRTRQLVEVEGIFAGFSTGAILHAALAVAHEAVRDGRGADVAFVVCDGGWKYLSTGAYGGTLSDAEDALEGQLWA; the protein is encoded by the coding sequence ATGGCGCGGTACGAAAGCCTGCTCGACGCCTGTGGCGGCACCCCGTTGGTGGGGTTGCCGCGGCTGTCGCCGACGGTGCCCGAGGGCGCCCCGCCGGTGCGGCTGTGGGCGAAGCTGGAGGACCGGAACCCGACCGGCAGCATCAAGGACCGGGCGGCCCTGTTCATGGTCCGCGCGGCGGAGGAGGCCGGCCGGCTCCGGCCGGGTGACACCATCCTCGAGCCGACCAGCGGCAACACCGGCATCTCGCTGGCCATGGTGGCCAAGCTGCGGGGCTACCGGCTGGTCTGCGTGATGCCGGAGAACGTCTCCACCGAGCGGGTCCAGCTGCTCCGGATGTACGGCGCGGAGATCATCTTCTCGCCGGCGGCCGGTGGTTCGAACCAGGCGGTCGCCACCGCGAAGCAGATCTCGGCGGAGCACCCGGACTGGGTGATGCTCTACCAGTACGGCAACGAGGCCAACGCCCGGGCGCACTACGAGACCACCGGTCCCGAGCTGCTGCACGACCTGCCGACCATCACCCACTTCGTGGCCGGCCTGGGCACCACCGGCACCCTGATGGGCACCGGGCGCTACCTGCGGGAGAAGGTCGACGGCATCCAGATCGTCGCCGCCGAGCCCCGCTACGGCGAGTTGGTCTACGGCCTGCGCAACATCGACGAGGGGTACGTCCCCGAGCTGTACGACGCGACCGTGCTGAACCGTCGGTTCTCGGTGGGCACCCGGGACGCGGTGCTGCGTACCCGTCAGCTCGTGGAGGTGGAGGGGATCTTCGCCGGCTTCTCCACCGGTGCGATCCTGCACGCCGCGCTCGCCGTGGCGCACGAGGCGGTACGCGACGGCCGGGGCGCCGACGTCGCCTTCGTGGTCTGCGACGGCGGCTGGAAGTACCTCTCCACCGGCGCGTACGGCGGCACTCTCAGCGACGCCGAGGACGCGTTGGAAGGCCAGCTCTGGGCCTGA
- a CDS encoding MBL fold metallo-hydrolase — protein sequence MRLTVLGCAGSFPGPESPCSAYLIEADGFRLLVDFGPGSLSNLQRYVGLHAPDAILLTHLHCDHFLDALNYVVVRRYAPDGPYPPLPVYAPSGAPDRLTTAYGQEDSSLDDVYQFYGLQPGTFPIGPFTVTVDRMNHPVETYGVRLEHEGRVLCYSADTAPCEALLRLAQGADVFLCEASYLDGVDNPPDLHLTGREAGEFATKAGVGRLLLTHLVPAWGSEAHTVEAATAAYAGPLEVVRPGAGYDV from the coding sequence ATGCGACTGACCGTCCTGGGCTGCGCCGGGAGCTTCCCGGGCCCCGAGTCCCCCTGCTCGGCCTACCTGATCGAGGCGGACGGCTTCCGGCTGCTGGTCGACTTCGGACCCGGTTCGCTGTCCAACCTCCAGCGTTACGTCGGGCTGCACGCCCCGGACGCCATCCTCCTGACCCACCTGCACTGCGACCACTTCCTCGACGCGCTCAACTACGTGGTGGTCCGCCGGTACGCCCCGGACGGCCCGTACCCTCCGCTGCCGGTGTACGCCCCGTCCGGCGCGCCGGACCGGCTCACCACCGCGTACGGGCAGGAGGACAGCTCGCTCGACGACGTCTACCAGTTCTACGGTCTGCAGCCGGGCACGTTTCCGATCGGCCCGTTCACCGTCACCGTCGACCGGATGAACCACCCGGTGGAGACGTACGGGGTGCGGCTGGAGCACGAGGGCCGGGTGCTCTGCTACTCAGCCGACACCGCGCCCTGCGAGGCGTTGCTGCGGCTGGCCCAGGGCGCCGACGTGTTCCTCTGCGAGGCCAGTTACCTCGACGGGGTGGACAACCCGCCGGACCTGCACCTGACCGGCCGGGAGGCCGGCGAGTTCGCCACCAAGGCGGGGGTGGGCCGGCTGCTGCTGACCCATCTGGTGCCGGCGTGGGGCAGCGAGGCGCACACGGTCGAGGCGGCCACCGCCGCGTACGCCGGCCCGCTGGAGGTCGTCCGGCCCGGCGCCGGCTACGACGTCTGA
- a CDS encoding glycosyltransferase family 4 protein: protein MRIAIVTESFPPDVNGVANSVVRTAEHLVARGHEPVVIAPTPPAGRRHVGERYPYPVVRIPSVPLPGYQGFRLGMPSARLTETLTGHAPDLVHLASPFVLGARAATLAARHGVPTVAVYQTDVASYAREYRVGWGEAAAWRRIREIHNSAQRTLAPSTRAAADLIANGVQRIWLWRRGVDAERFDPSRRCERLRRELAPGGELLVGYVGRLAPEKRVDLLTEVSRLPGVRLVIVGDGPARRQLERVLPGALFLGVRHGADLARLYASLDVFVHTGPHETFGQTIQEALASGVPVVAPDAGGPVDLVESGVTGQLVPPGDPAVLADAAAALRADPARRAAYGLAARATVSRRSWAAVGDELIGHYRAVRAGAAAADPLVA from the coding sequence ATGCGCATCGCCATCGTCACCGAGTCGTTCCCGCCGGACGTCAACGGCGTGGCGAACTCCGTCGTCCGCACCGCGGAGCATCTGGTGGCCCGGGGTCACGAGCCGGTGGTCATCGCCCCGACGCCGCCCGCCGGTCGCCGGCACGTCGGTGAGCGGTACCCGTACCCGGTGGTCCGCATCCCCAGCGTGCCGCTCCCCGGCTACCAGGGTTTCCGGTTGGGGATGCCGAGCGCCCGGCTGACCGAGACGCTGACCGGGCACGCGCCGGACCTGGTCCACCTCGCCAGCCCGTTCGTCCTCGGTGCGCGGGCCGCCACGTTGGCCGCCCGGCACGGCGTGCCGACGGTGGCGGTCTACCAGACCGACGTGGCCTCCTACGCCCGCGAGTACCGGGTCGGTTGGGGGGAGGCGGCGGCGTGGCGGCGGATCCGGGAGATCCACAACTCGGCGCAGCGCACCCTCGCCCCGTCCACCCGCGCCGCCGCCGACCTGATCGCCAACGGCGTGCAGCGGATCTGGCTCTGGCGACGGGGCGTGGACGCCGAGCGGTTCGACCCGAGCCGGCGCTGCGAGCGGCTGCGCCGGGAGTTGGCCCCCGGCGGGGAGCTGCTGGTCGGCTACGTCGGCCGGCTCGCCCCGGAGAAGCGGGTGGACCTGCTGACCGAGGTGTCCCGGCTGCCCGGGGTCCGGCTGGTGATCGTCGGGGACGGTCCGGCGCGGCGGCAGCTGGAACGGGTCCTGCCCGGGGCGCTCTTCCTCGGCGTGCGGCACGGCGCGGACCTGGCCCGGCTGTACGCCAGCCTCGACGTGTTCGTCCACACCGGACCGCACGAGACCTTCGGGCAGACGATCCAGGAGGCGCTGGCCAGCGGCGTACCGGTGGTCGCGCCGGACGCCGGCGGGCCGGTGGACCTGGTCGAGAGCGGCGTGACCGGGCAGCTGGTACCCCCCGGTGACCCGGCCGTGCTCGCCGACGCGGCGGCGGCGCTGCGCGCGGATCCGGCCCGGCGGGCGGCGTACGGGCTGGCCGCCCGGGCCACCGTCAGCCGGCGCAGTTGGGCCGCGGTGGGCGACGAGCTGATCGGGCACTACCGGGCGGTGCGGGCCGGGGCGGCGGCCGCGGACCCGCTGGTCGCATGA
- a CDS encoding glycosyltransferase, which translates to MSGADRPDHAARRGLRIVRLANFVTGRSGGLRTALRHLGEGYLAAGHDPVLVIPGDRYADARRPWGREVTLPGPLLPGTGGYRVLAARRRLAALLTELAPDRLEVSDRSTLRWAGDWARAHGVGSVMVSHECLTGLLGQWRVPAGPARRIADRLNRETVRRYDRVLCTTRWAAEEFHRIGATNVGLVSLGVDLATFHPTRADPALRERYADDTELLLVHCARLSPEKRPELAVDALAALRRAGVPAVLVMAGDGPLRPALARRAAGLPVSFTGFLPGRDAVAALLASADVVLAPGPVETFGLAGLEALACGTPVVVNAASALPEVVGDGGLAAYGTAESIAAAVTRLVARPPAERSRTARCRAEQFGWDAAVADFLRVHDAIGAGEGTVRNRRAPG; encoded by the coding sequence ATGAGCGGAGCCGACCGCCCCGACCACGCGGCGCGGCGCGGGCTGCGGATCGTCCGGCTGGCGAACTTCGTCACCGGGCGCTCCGGCGGCCTGCGGACCGCGCTGCGCCACCTCGGGGAGGGCTACCTCGCCGCCGGGCACGACCCGGTTCTGGTCATCCCCGGAGACCGGTACGCCGACGCGCGCCGCCCCTGGGGAAGGGAGGTGACGCTGCCGGGGCCCCTGCTGCCGGGCACCGGCGGGTACCGGGTGCTGGCCGCGCGCCGCCGCCTCGCCGCGCTCCTGACCGAGCTGGCGCCGGACCGGTTGGAGGTCTCCGACCGGTCGACCCTGCGGTGGGCGGGGGACTGGGCCCGGGCGCACGGCGTCGGGTCGGTGATGGTGTCCCACGAGTGCCTGACCGGCCTGCTCGGCCAGTGGCGGGTTCCCGCCGGGCCGGCCCGCCGGATCGCCGACCGGCTCAACCGGGAGACCGTCCGGAGGTACGACCGGGTGCTCTGCACCACCCGGTGGGCGGCCGAGGAGTTCCACCGGATCGGCGCGACCAACGTCGGGCTGGTGTCGCTCGGGGTTGACCTGGCCACCTTCCACCCCACCCGCGCCGACCCGGCGCTGCGCGAGCGGTACGCCGACGACACCGAGCTGCTGCTGGTGCACTGCGCCCGGCTGTCCCCCGAGAAGCGCCCCGAACTGGCGGTGGACGCGTTGGCCGCGCTGCGCCGCGCCGGCGTACCCGCGGTGCTGGTCATGGCGGGGGACGGGCCGCTGCGGCCGGCGCTGGCCCGGCGGGCGGCCGGCCTGCCGGTGTCCTTCACCGGTTTCCTGCCCGGCCGGGACGCCGTCGCCGCGCTGCTGGCCAGCGCGGACGTGGTGCTCGCGCCCGGCCCGGTGGAGACCTTCGGGCTGGCTGGCCTGGAGGCGTTGGCCTGCGGGACACCGGTGGTGGTGAACGCCGCCAGCGCCCTGCCGGAGGTGGTGGGCGACGGCGGCCTGGCCGCCTACGGCACGGCCGAGTCGATCGCGGCGGCGGTCACCCGGCTGGTGGCCCGGCCCCCCGCGGAGCGGAGCCGGACGGCCCGCTGCCGGGCCGAACAGTTCGGCTGGGACGCGGCCGTGGCGGACTTCCTGCGCGTGCACGACGCCATCGGGGCAGGTGAGGGAACCGTCCGGAATCGCCGCGCACCGGGCTGA
- the rph gene encoding ribonuclease PH: protein MARPDGRRPDQLRPVTLTRGWSTHPEGSVLVEFGGTRVLCTASVTEGVPRWRKGSGLGWVTAEYAMLPRATNTRSDRESVRGKIGGRTHEISRLIGRSLRAGIDLKALGENSVVLDCDVLQADGGTRTAAITGAYVALHDAVTWLAGRKALAGKVEKVMHRSVSAVSVGIIAGEPRLDLCYEEDVAAEVDMNVVCTGEGEFVEVQGTGEDGVFSRAQLDALLDVATLGCMELADAQRKALAS from the coding sequence ATGGCGCGACCTGACGGGCGGCGACCCGACCAACTCCGACCGGTGACGCTGACCCGGGGCTGGAGCACCCATCCGGAAGGCTCGGTGCTCGTGGAGTTCGGTGGCACCCGGGTGCTCTGCACGGCGAGTGTGACCGAGGGGGTGCCCCGCTGGCGCAAGGGCTCCGGGCTCGGCTGGGTGACCGCCGAGTACGCGATGCTGCCCCGGGCCACGAACACCCGGTCGGACCGGGAGAGCGTGCGCGGCAAGATCGGTGGCCGGACCCACGAGATCTCCCGACTGATCGGGCGCAGCCTGCGGGCCGGCATCGACCTCAAGGCGCTCGGCGAGAATTCCGTCGTGCTCGACTGCGACGTGCTCCAGGCCGACGGCGGCACCCGTACGGCGGCGATCACCGGCGCGTACGTGGCGCTGCACGACGCGGTGACCTGGCTGGCCGGGCGCAAGGCGCTGGCCGGCAAGGTGGAGAAGGTGATGCACCGGTCGGTGTCCGCGGTGAGCGTCGGCATCATCGCCGGTGAGCCGCGGCTGGACCTGTGCTACGAGGAGGACGTGGCCGCCGAGGTGGACATGAACGTGGTCTGCACCGGCGAGGGGGAGTTCGTCGAGGTGCAGGGCACCGGCGAGGACGGCGTCTTCTCCCGGGCCCAGCTCGACGCCCTGCTCGACGTGGCCACGTTGGGCTGCATGGAACTGGCCGACGCGCAGCGGAAGGCACTCGCATCATGA
- the rdgB gene encoding RdgB/HAM1 family non-canonical purine NTP pyrophosphatase, protein MNKVLLATRNRKKLVELQRILDGALGAHRIALIGLDDVEEYPELPESGLTFGENALIKAREGCRRTGLPTIADDSGIAVDALNGMPGVFSARWAGSHGDDQANLQLVLDQIADLPDENRGASFVCTVALVLPGGKEHLVDGRQSGRLLRAPRGEGGFGYDPIFLGDGQERTNAELTPQEKDAISHRGKALRELAKLVAKVLPTAT, encoded by the coding sequence ATGAACAAGGTCCTGCTCGCCACCCGTAACCGCAAGAAGCTGGTCGAGCTGCAGCGCATCCTCGACGGGGCGCTCGGCGCGCACCGGATCGCCCTGATCGGCCTGGACGACGTCGAGGAATATCCGGAGCTGCCGGAGAGCGGCCTGACCTTCGGCGAGAACGCGCTGATCAAGGCCCGGGAGGGCTGCCGGCGTACCGGCCTGCCGACCATCGCCGACGACTCCGGGATCGCGGTCGACGCGCTCAACGGCATGCCGGGGGTGTTCAGCGCCCGCTGGGCCGGCTCGCACGGCGACGACCAGGCCAACCTCCAGCTGGTGCTGGACCAGATCGCCGACCTGCCGGACGAGAACCGGGGCGCGTCGTTCGTCTGCACGGTCGCGCTGGTGCTGCCCGGCGGTAAGGAGCACCTGGTCGACGGCCGCCAGTCCGGCCGGCTGCTGCGCGCCCCGCGCGGCGAGGGTGGCTTCGGGTACGACCCGATCTTCCTCGGCGACGGTCAGGAGCGGACCAACGCGGAGCTGACCCCGCAGGAGAAGGACGCGATCAGCCACCGCGGCAAGGCGCTGCGCGAGCTGGCGAAGCTGGTCGCGAAGGTGCTGCCCACGGCCACCTGA
- a CDS encoding alginate lyase family protein yields the protein MAGAGARGALAVLVAGVVLAVGVSLVAATTTSRSESQATGVWATQSPTSGPVVGSLRDAGSGFVHPGVLVSSGQLEFVAGKVRAREEPWYSALRAVQRSRYSQLDWQPKPYATVDCGFYGKPAVGCTEETDDATAAYLHALLWYFTGDRRHAKKSVEIIDAWSEVLKRHTNTNGPLQAGWSGASFSRAAELMRYTWTGWPQERIDRAERMFRKVYLPTLSQPLNWNRAGNWELIMMDAAVGISVFLDDRSAFGKAVNRWRKRLPAYIYLPSDGPVPKSPPGKRLDRQEVVAYWGDQSRFVTGLAQETCRDFLHTGWGLAAAAHVAETAWIQGFDLYAEARPRLTAAMELHAAYELDEPVPNWLCGGQLALGLAPSPEVAYNHYTTRMGLKLPRTTELVVAARPAQPGMFYAAETLTHAGNPS from the coding sequence ATGGCGGGGGCCGGGGCACGTGGCGCCCTCGCGGTGCTGGTGGCCGGGGTGGTGCTGGCGGTGGGCGTTAGCCTGGTGGCCGCCACGACGACCAGCCGCAGCGAGAGCCAGGCGACCGGTGTCTGGGCCACCCAGTCGCCCACGAGCGGACCGGTCGTCGGCTCCCTCCGGGACGCCGGTAGCGGCTTCGTCCACCCGGGCGTACTGGTCAGCAGCGGCCAGCTGGAGTTCGTCGCCGGCAAGGTCCGGGCCCGCGAGGAGCCCTGGTATTCGGCCCTGCGCGCCGTCCAGCGCAGCCGGTACAGCCAGCTGGACTGGCAGCCGAAGCCTTACGCCACCGTGGACTGCGGCTTCTACGGCAAGCCGGCGGTCGGCTGCACCGAGGAGACCGACGACGCCACGGCCGCGTATCTGCACGCGCTGTTGTGGTACTTCACCGGGGACCGTCGCCACGCGAAGAAGTCGGTCGAGATCATCGACGCCTGGTCCGAGGTGCTGAAGCGGCACACCAACACCAACGGCCCGTTGCAGGCCGGTTGGTCGGGGGCGTCCTTCTCCCGGGCCGCGGAACTCATGCGGTACACCTGGACCGGGTGGCCCCAGGAGCGGATCGACCGGGCGGAGCGGATGTTCCGCAAGGTCTACCTGCCGACGCTGTCGCAGCCGTTGAACTGGAACCGGGCCGGTAACTGGGAACTGATCATGATGGACGCCGCGGTCGGCATCTCGGTCTTCCTCGACGACCGGTCCGCCTTCGGCAAGGCGGTCAACCGCTGGCGGAAGCGGCTGCCGGCATACATCTACCTCCCCTCGGACGGCCCGGTGCCGAAGTCCCCGCCGGGGAAGCGGCTGGACCGGCAGGAGGTCGTCGCGTACTGGGGCGACCAGAGCCGCTTCGTGACCGGCCTCGCCCAGGAGACCTGCCGGGACTTCCTGCACACCGGGTGGGGGCTGGCCGCGGCGGCGCACGTGGCGGAGACCGCCTGGATCCAGGGCTTCGACCTGTACGCCGAGGCCCGTCCCCGGCTCACCGCCGCGATGGAACTGCACGCCGCGTACGAGTTGGACGAGCCGGTGCCCAACTGGCTGTGCGGTGGACAGTTGGCCCTCGGCCTAGCGCCGTCGCCCGAGGTGGCCTACAACCACTACACCACCCGGATGGGGCTGAAGCTGCCCCGGACCACCGAGCTCGTGGTGGCCGCCCGGCCCGCCCAGCCCGGGATGTTCTACGCGGCCGAGACACTGACTCACGCGGGCAATCCGAGCTGA
- a CDS encoding glycosyltransferase: MSHPLFISWKRYQRRSDVLAEALGAEIVWRPHKATSKFLRPTDYLSHVRDDLELLRQRRPPYVVVQTQPHFTALAPYRARVPYVVDAHNGQFQSWWRKVPGTERVLRGAALVLTHTREADAMAHEAFPGLRTLVVRDPLREIAPAAPRGWVFVVATAAPDEPMDVLLDAIAATPDVTFATTAPLHKLPDGLRERAQAMPNLISLGFLDLPDYEAALAGARAVVVLTDREGCQPSGACEALSAGRPLVLSHTRTTEELFGDVAVLVRNEAPALAAGVRAALAAEPMAAARAAVARAAWRARTAVELQQLVAHVSTGAIR; encoded by the coding sequence ATGAGCCACCCCCTGTTCATCTCCTGGAAGCGTTACCAGCGCCGCTCCGACGTCCTCGCCGAGGCGCTGGGCGCCGAGATCGTCTGGCGGCCGCACAAGGCGACCTCGAAGTTCCTGCGCCCCACCGACTACCTGTCCCACGTGCGCGACGACCTGGAGTTGCTGCGCCAACGCCGGCCCCCGTACGTGGTGGTGCAGACGCAGCCGCACTTCACCGCCCTGGCGCCGTACCGCGCACGGGTGCCGTACGTGGTCGACGCGCACAACGGGCAGTTCCAGTCCTGGTGGCGGAAGGTGCCCGGCACCGAGCGGGTGCTGCGCGGGGCGGCGCTGGTGCTGACCCACACCCGGGAGGCCGACGCGATGGCGCACGAGGCCTTCCCCGGCCTGCGTACGCTGGTCGTGCGTGACCCGCTGCGGGAGATCGCGCCGGCGGCGCCGCGCGGCTGGGTCTTCGTGGTGGCGACCGCCGCCCCGGACGAGCCGATGGACGTGCTGCTCGACGCGATCGCGGCGACGCCGGACGTCACCTTCGCCACCACCGCGCCGCTGCACAAGCTGCCCGACGGGCTGCGGGAGCGGGCCCAGGCGATGCCGAACCTGATCAGCCTCGGCTTCCTCGACCTGCCCGACTACGAGGCGGCCCTGGCCGGCGCCCGAGCCGTGGTGGTGCTGACCGACCGGGAGGGCTGCCAGCCGAGCGGCGCCTGCGAGGCGCTCAGCGCCGGCCGGCCCCTGGTGCTGTCGCACACCCGCACGACCGAGGAACTCTTCGGCGACGTCGCCGTCCTGGTACGCAACGAGGCGCCGGCGCTGGCCGCCGGGGTGCGGGCGGCGCTGGCCGCCGAGCCGATGGCGGCGGCGCGGGCCGCGGTGGCGCGGGCGGCCTGGCGGGCCCGCACCGCGGTCGAGCTCCAGCAGCTGGTGGCACACGTCTCGACGGGAGCGATCCGGTGA